The genomic DNA cacaaggacATCCATCCTTTTCATTAATATAGCATAGCCTAATTAGAAGGGTTTTTTAATTTCAGTAATCCTCATCCTCAAATTATCACATACATAATCAATGCATGCATTCATTGTGAAATATACATTAATTCATAGTGTTTTCTTCAACCAAAAAATCATTAGTGTTTTGTTCCCAACTAAATACTCCATCTgtccctatatctaagcactcatttgattttatttttgtccctaaatgtaaaccccttttcaaattactagatgcatttattatttttttcctaaacatacccttaattaatactattatcttgtcttgaaatatgaaaagtcaaatttaatacacatacaaataaagaacaatttcgtaatattaacacacaaaacagacacattaattacaccgacaacttttcttaagaaatgtgaaaaaaacaataagtgcctatattaagggacggagggtgTATATCTACTTGTTAATTAATTCACgaattcttcttttttctttggtaCAATTGACAAATTCTTCTTTATTATATGgcttacttttatttttgaccctctaattttatcaaattcagAAACTTTGTACTTCAGTTTTTAGATTTCAAGATTTTGGTGccgtaattttttaaatattcgtCCCTAGAATTGGCTTAAGTCTAAATAATTCTTAGGGTGGTTAGGATCACGCTATCATCAAAACTAAAATGGTTGTCGCTAAATTTAGTGTAGGTAAGGCCAAATAAATCATTAAACTAATATGATACGTGCACTGCCTTAATGTTGGCATTGTCTTGCTAAATATATGATTACAAAGAGAGAAGTGGAAGCTTAAAAATTGAGTCTAAGTGAAGATAGCAAATGGCTTATAACTGAATTAGATAAAGCAGCGTCTAGCATTGCTGGACAAAGTGGCTCCTAATCTATTGCTGAGTGATGGCACCTCATTAACCTTGGTTCTTTTTGCTTGCACCAACAGTATCGTTCTGTAAATACATGTCGTCTGCATTTCGCTTCAAGTAATTATAATTGTGTCCACCTGTGTGGCACGATATTGTATTAACGTTTCCTTTACGATAAAACTTAAGTAACCTATATTGAATAACTTCAATCTGTCCCCATATATTAATCAAGAAATCAATACAACAAGAGTCAGCATAAAATCAAGCTACACTGCTGCTTTTCTGCACAGAATGTCTTGGCATGGGTTTTGCAAACTAATCGTAAAGGACCAGTTAAATGTACTGAACTATTATCGCAGCAATTTTAACATCCATGCATAAGTTCGACTGGGGTTTTGACATGTCAACTAAAATCATACATGATGAAAGGATGCGTTGATGCCCCAAGATTTCAGGTGACACTAACACACTGGCGGATCATGCAAACAGAGTAACTTAACTAGATCAAATCACTACAATGAAAGCTTATTCCCTCATAACCCCTTACAAAAACACAAACCTACTCTTCCTGTATACATTTCATAATATCATTCATATCTTCCGTTCAAACTTCCAATATCTATGATACCCAACTTACATAAATTATCGATTGCCATGGTGTCGTCTTTTGTCCAATTTTGTGCTTAGTGAAGGTGTGGATGGggattcatttaaaataaaggCAAGGATTGGGATAACAGGCTGCTTTCTATACTTAATCATCAACCCATAAATACCAAGATTTATGTCAAAGCACAGATTTTAAAAGCAACAAAGATTTAAAAGCATCACAAAGAGATCGCATATCTATTTCACCATGTTCaactaaaagaaaacaattgatTAGAGCATATGTATATTATAACGCTTACGGCAAATTTCATACAAgaaaacacatggaaatttAATTGTAGCAATCTACTCTGCTTCCATGGAACAGTTGGAGAGCATCATATAAGCAATTTATTCCCTTCACGCACGCAGATAAAACAACCTACATttggaaaaatataaattatgatcTGATTAATTGACCTTTATAATTTCATACATAAAGAAAATCAAATCTGGAACGCAACTGCAAAAAAAAGCTCACAGATATATGCTTCAATGTACATGAAAATATCCTAATATTGTCCTTGTAGTCGTCAATATTGcaaattctttcttttttttctctcaataaAGGATATCTGATAAAGAGATGCAAAatatagaagaagaaaatgatatCCTCCTAATGAAACCACTGACCAAAAGAAGGATATCAAGGAGAATTATTGTGCCAATCCCTATGATTCAGAATATCCAACGAAGAAAACCCTCTGAATAACCATTCAGTGATACTCAAAAGCTCAAAAGATCTTGTGTAAGTGAGCGActtaaataaaattagtttggAATAGATAAATTTCTGAAGAAGCACTTTTGGAATGGTCTGTCATTTTTGCAATGGCTGTGAGTTAGTTTTCTGATTAATGGTTTCTCATATAAATGCAAATAAGGCACTATGCCTAAACATTTTGGAAGTCTCCCTCTCTAACTTAACTATAATTTGTACCTATAAACTTAGAAGGGCTTTGTcttaatataaaaacaaaatacgaTCATGACATAGAGATGATTCATATGTTTTCATCCAACAAGTTAAGCTTAACACTTTACTCCTCCACAAACCAATAAATTAGGATACgaaaatacatttaattattcTATCCTGAAAGACAATTAtttattgagtaaatagtcactttagtccctgactTTACACCTCGctgtcactttagtccctgactcAGGATAAACTacaaaatagtccctgaatgGGTAGATCTGTcatcagtttagtccttacaattaaaaaattatgttaaccGATGATGTGTCAATCatagggaccaaattgaaagtaaaaaaaattatattttattaatgataaaaaaacaaaaaaagaatactcatcatcttcatctctatcaattattttcttatcaatttaGTTCTTAGTTTTAGAGGAGAAGATACTAGTTATAGTTTCAATGGaaataacaaatttcatctaccATTTTCAAATTAATTGAAAAGTCTAGGATGGCCATAATAGTGTTCTCCAAAACCTATGCATCCTCAAAATGGTGCCTTCATCAGTTTGTCAAAATCATTGGATGTTTTAAAGCCAAGGAACTAGTGGTGTTTCCAGTGTTTTACAATGTTGATGCATCGGAGATTCGGAATCAAACGGGGCTTGGAGGTTGGCTTTACATGAAGCTGCCAGTCTTGCAGGGTGgtgatgaaaatgatgaatattcttttcttttttcctggtttttttattaataaaaaatatttttttattttcaatttggtccctatGAATGACACATCAGCAGTTAACAGAAATTTTTAAAGGTAAAGACTAGACTGATAACAGGTCTACACATTCAGGGACTATTCTGTAGTTTATCCTGAGGGACCAAAGTGACAACGAGGTGCAAAGTCAAagtgactatttactcattattTATTAGTTTGACAAACACCAAAATTGCGATTGCATCTCTAAGCTTAACAGTAATGGCAACGAGAGTGTGGTTAAAATCCTCTATACAGTTGGCAATCAGATCCATTGATAATTCAATTGTATATAAGAAAGGGGATTAGGGTACCTGTTTGTtaatttgaagaagaagctTGATCGACGAGCTTCTTGTCCCTACGTTCCATGGCCACGTCCCACAAATCATTGCCGATGTGCTTAGGCTGACCACAAAAAACAGatccaattcaattcaattttaattttaaaaacacaGAACAGATAAattcaattgaattgaattgaattgaatagaatgaagaagaatacatactcgtCCGTGAGCAGCTCTGTGGATGTAATACTGAGCGTTACCCATAACGCAAAGCATTCCAGCAATTATTCCCAAAGGTAACATAGCTTCCAACCAATGCAACGccatctctctctttctcttcttcaattcCCTTCCTTCTTTCTTTCTGATGTGTATATCCTCTCCTTCTTCAAGACTCACTCACTTTTCCATATATAAGCCCAGCCCAACTTAATGGGCCTAAACACTCTTCAACTTcacatcttttattttatatttctcgTTCCTACACCCCTTATCTTATATGTTGTCTGTTATCTTACATGTCGCGAGCCATATCATCCTCCGTTTGCCACATATATGTTTTTGTAACAAATAATGATAGCACataccaaaatattttataacttacgtatttgttttagaacaaaaaaagatacaagaGCGAAGACCAAAAACACACGAATTTACAAGGTTGATTTGCTTATTTAAGCCTACTCAAACCGATAAATTTGGgacgttttttttcttcacttctCTTAAGATGAAATTGCCAAAACAGGGAATTTTTGAAAAACTCacataaatttcaaattcatatgaaaacatttaattgattttttattttcatttaagtaGGTAAACAGtttcttttcttataaaaaaagaatcacATGATTTGTAGAATATAGATACCTACCGTGGAAATGCGCAGTAAAATATTTCTTCGGCAAATCGTATCTTCTATTTAATATGGATTCAGTGCTGTAAAAAACAACACAGTTGTTAGGtggcatttaatttgggaaaggagacttctttcccaccatgggaaagtctTTTCTAACCATTGGATCATACAAAGAACACACTATTACAATagtctctcaacactagattctTATCTTACTATCTTCACTAACCATTGAAACTGTGATTCTTTCCCACCTTTTTCTTCTTATCTTTGTCCTTCTTATGTTCCTTCTCCTCTACATCAGTTTGtccttcttttccttcttcttctccttatccttcttttcctttttctcatCATCTTTATCTTCATCCTTATGTTTATTCTCTTTCTCTACTGATTTAATCTCCAGATCTTTTTCTATCTCAACCTTATCTTTTTTTACATCACCTGCTGATTTATCATCAATCTTGATTGGAATATTGGATTCTTCCATCTATACTATCTTACTTGACACACTTATATATACATAAAGATTTTTTTGTACAAACAATCAAATCTGAATTTAAATCCAGATACATctaattctaatttaatttgGTGTATAGATGAATGCAGATACTGTAtgatgaaaatagaagaaaagtaAGATAAAGGtaacaataaaagaaaacatcTAATTtccatgttgttttgttttgattttcgaaGGAGAGAAGAGTGTGTTGTTGTTATGTTGATTGTTGATGTTTTGTTGTGATGTTTCATGTCCTTCTGGATTTCCATGTTGATGTTAAGGTTAGAGATGATGTGAAGAAAATATAGTGTGGATAGACTATAATAACAATGGTGGTACTACTCAatctaatgataaaaaaatgactTTCCTATGGTGGGAAAGAAGTCTCCTTTCTCAAATTAAATGTCACCCAGTTGTTATCCCAACCATTGGATGAGTTTGACAAAAGTGTAATAGTAGCATCCGATAAAATTTAATggctattattttatttttttggggaaaaatTTAATGGCTATTATTGAAAACCCTGCGAAACTGTGTTATTTCGCTGCATCAACAAATCCTAATTCATCTTCTATTAAGCTAGAAAAGTGACATTTACTCTAATACTCACCTAcaccatttcaaaaaaaaaaaaagtaatagaaaAGTGACATTTACTGTATATTTGGATGGGTTAGCACTTGGATGACATAATATTTGGTGACAGATATTGACCAACTATAATgttataaatgtaaaaaaaaataaaaagtctttataaaagagagataaaaaaacCACTTGTGATATTGTAGTGAACGAATGTCACTGATATCACCAAATATAGGCTAGATAACTCCTATGATAATACTATTGAATTAGGCTATCAAACGAGgggaaaaattaatttgattactTTTAAATTAGGCTAGAGATATGTTACTATTAATTAGGCTGTTGGAATAGGAATTGAAACAATTAGAGAAAAgtattatcataatcataagAGTAGTAATAGCCAAATCGGTAAGACGGATTATTTCTAAGAATAAAGAAATAAGTGAAAAGAATAAGAGTTTAATTATGGTACACTGACTGTGTAAAGCAAGATTACACAGTCATCCATTAGGAATGTGCCACATCATTTACTCATAAGTTgtgttatttaatttataaaaaaatcttaaaattaattttgctaTTTTTTCTTCGTGCCTCATCATCAGTTCCCCTGTTCTCCTTCATTTTCACAACCGCTCTGTACTTGATTCTCGACAAACGAATCTGCAACTCTCTGTTGCATCCTTCCGTTTCTTATTGAAGGTATGGAATATCGTTAATCTCCTCCACTCTCTTCAcaatctttattttttggtttatcATATCCACGTATCAAATTCCCATCCTTCAGTTCTTCCCAGTTACTCATCTATTATGGTCTTTTTCATCGTTATActtgtttaagtttttttgtaCATCTATTCTTGATAAGCTTTTAGATATTTGAGTgataatatttagaatttttcatGTACATAATAATCGTAGCCAATCCCATGCACCTCTATTATtatggttttttcattttataattgttATAGTAATTTAGATCGAATGTTTTCTTA from Medicago truncatula cultivar Jemalong A17 chromosome 8, MtrunA17r5.0-ANR, whole genome shotgun sequence includes the following:
- the LOC11429920 gene encoding NADH dehydrogenase [ubiquinone] 1 alpha subcomplex subunit 1 is translated as MALHWLEAMLPLGIIAGMLCVMGNAQYYIHRAAHGRPKHIGNDLWDVAMERRDKKLVDQASSSN